GCAGAAGGTGTTGAGCGGATCGAACAGCGCGAACACCAGCACCTCCATGCCGCAAGCCACCAGGAAGGAGGGCCAGAGGATGGTCGCCAGCTGGCGCCACCCGTTCATGACCCGGGCCTCCCCGACGGCGGCGGCACATCCTCGGCGGGCGTGAGCGCATGGTTTCGCCCTGCGAGCGCGGGCATGAGTTTCTTGTCGCCCAGCGTCTTGTTGATCTCGATGCCCTCGCGGTAGTAGTCCTCGGACACCAGTGCTTCGGGGCGGGAGAGCGCGAGCCAGAGCGTCACGAAGCCCGCGACCACCACCACCGCGGGCCCCGCGATCACCATCCAGACCATCGGGTAGCGCCACCATGCGAGCGCCGCGGGTTCGGGTGTTGTTGTTGCCATCGTGTTCATCTCGACCTTTCAGCGCGGCACCAGGAAGACCGCTTTTTCGGAGACCTGCACCGCGCCACCCTCTTCCCGGATGTCGAAGTGCACCGTGTGGGAGCCGGCCGGCGCTGCGCCGTAAGGCACCTGCAGACGCACCGCGACCCAGCGCGACTGGGCCGGCTCGACCGCAACCGCTTCTTCCGGCGAGACACTGAGGCCCTCGATGCCGTGCGCGGCGATCCGGTAGCGCTGCGGCTGCTCGGTGGCGTTCATGATCTGGAGCCGGTAGACGTTCTCTAGGCGCCCGCCTTCCACGATCCGCGCGAGCGAGGCGCGGTCGCGCACCACGTCCACCTTCAGCGGCGTGCGCGTGACGAGGCTGGCCAGCAAACCGGTCACCAGCAGCGCGAGGATCGACGCGTAGACCAGCACGCGCGGGCGCAGCACGCGGCGCAGCAGCTGGCGGCGGCTCCAGCGGCCTTCCATGCCGTTGTGCGTGTCGTAGCGGATCAGCCGCGGCGCATAGCCCATCTTCGTCATGACGGTGTCGCAGGCATCCACGCACAGGCCGCAGCCGATGCATTCGTACTGCAGGCCTTCGCGGATGTCGATGCCGGTCGGGCATACCTGGACGCACAGGCCGCAGTCGATGCAGTCGCCCAGCGCCAGCGTGCGGGGGTCCGGCCCCTTGCGGCGCGGCGCGCGCGGCTCGCCGCGTGCGGGGTCGTAGGTGACGATGAGCGTGTCGCGGTCGAACATGGCGCTCTGGAACCGCGCATAGGGGCACATGTACTTGCAGACCTGCTCGCGCATGAAGCCGGCGTTGCCGTAGGTGGCCAGGCCGTAGAAGAAGACCCAGAACACTTCCCAGGAGCCCATCTGCGTCTGCAGGAAGGCCATGCCCAGCTCGCGGATGGGCGTGAAGTACCCCACGAAGGTGAAACCGGTCCACAGCGCGATGCCGATCCAGATGATGTGCTTGGCCCACTTCTTCACCAGCTTCTCGAGCGACATCGGCTCGGCGTCCAGCCGCATGCGCGCGGTGCGGTTGCCCTCGATCCTGTGCTCCACCCACATGAAGATCTCTGTGTAGACCGTCTGCGGGCAGGCGTAGCCGCACCACAGGCGGCCCGCCACCGCGGTGAACAGGAACAGCGACAGCGCGCTGATGACCAGCAGGCCCGACAGATAGATCAGGTCCTGCGGGTACAGCACCAAGCCGAAGATGAAGAAGCGGCGCGCGGCCAGGTCGA
Above is a window of Variovorax sp. PMC12 DNA encoding:
- the ccoG gene encoding cytochrome c oxidase accessory protein CcoG, with the translated sequence MPRKIIPIASAPAAEEVGLYEASKKIYPRTVRGVFARWRWALVFLTQLVFYGMPWVEWGGRQVVLFDLAARRFFIFGLVLYPQDLIYLSGLLVISALSLFLFTAVAGRLWCGYACPQTVYTEIFMWVEHRIEGNRTARMRLDAEPMSLEKLVKKWAKHIIWIGIALWTGFTFVGYFTPIRELGMAFLQTQMGSWEVFWVFFYGLATYGNAGFMREQVCKYMCPYARFQSAMFDRDTLIVTYDPARGEPRAPRRKGPDPRTLALGDCIDCGLCVQVCPTGIDIREGLQYECIGCGLCVDACDTVMTKMGYAPRLIRYDTHNGMEGRWSRRQLLRRVLRPRVLVYASILALLVTGLLASLVTRTPLKVDVVRDRASLARIVEGGRLENVYRLQIMNATEQPQRYRIAAHGIEGLSVSPEEAVAVEPAQSRWVAVRLQVPYGAAPAGSHTVHFDIREEGGAVQVSEKAVFLVPR
- a CDS encoding FixH family protein codes for the protein MATTTPEPAALAWWRYPMVWMVIAGPAVVVVAGFVTLWLALSRPEALVSEDYYREGIEINKTLGDKKLMPALAGRNHALTPAEDVPPPSGRPGS